Sequence from the Torulaspora globosa chromosome 4, complete sequence genome:
GGCCTCGTTGATGACAACACACTTGTACCTGTGAGAAAGCCCCTCCTTGGAGTCTTGAAAGTCGACCTGTTCCATCTGAGCCACCTCCTTCAAGAGCTCCTGGATCACAATTCTGTCATTGATCCCCATATCACTTGGCGTAATCTCCAAGTGGTAGGCTGAACTCACCACGTTCAGGTCCAGTTTCCGGTTCGATGGTGTAACAAACTGTCTCACGTcgatcttcatcttgtaCACCCCAGACCCAAAGATCGATTCTAGCAGTGACATACACCGAGTCTTCTTACCACTACCATTGGGACCATagaacagaagatgtgGTAGATCGCGAGGTTGATGTGATAACGATTTGAGCAACTCGGTCAAGCCATCGTTATGGGATAAACCTTGCAAAGTCTTTGGACGATATTTGTCAACCCACAAAGACATTGGAAATAGGTAGTTTATAGACTGTTCCTCTCACCTTTTAACTTCTCAAACGTCTTGTTAGTGATGAGGATCGCGTCTTCTCTACTTTTAAGCTCAATATAAGCTGGGAAAGTGTTACATCTCTTCGAGAGCCGGGAAAGTCTCAAAAGCCTAACTGAGGGCTTGATAAACGTGAGGAAGGTTCAATCGAAGCACCAGTGGGCTTATCGAATCTTAAAGTCCCTTGAGGATTAGTATTTGTGCGAATCGAATAGGagagctgctggaaattGTCCTACGTTTGAGATTGGGCCTTGTTTGAATGAAGTAGTCTGAGTCTGGTAGTAGAACATGGAACGCAGACGAACCGTTTTGAATAGCAGCACCGCGAGCAATGGCAACTCCATCAAGGGTTTACAGGCCTTCATTGCAGACCTGAGATCATCTCAACACTCCCAGGAGCATGAGAAAAGGATCCAAAGTGAaatcatcaaaatcaagcAGAACTTTGAATCGACGAGCAGAAAAGTTGGCGGTGGTCATGATAAAGTTGGCGGGTATCAGCGCAAGAAATACGTTGCCAAGCTTGCCTATATTTACATCACGTCGAACACCAAAAAATTGAATGATATATTATTTGGATTAGACCAAATGGTGGAACTGGTGCAATCTAACGTTTACTCAGAGAAGTTTATGGCGTATATGGTTCTGGAGCTGCTCTATGAGCATCCAGTTGTTGTCTCTCGCGTAAGAGAGAAGGTTACGCACTTTGTTATGAGGGATTTGGCCTCTAATGATGACAATTTTGTTGCATTAGCGCTAAATTTTATTGGGATCGTTGGGAAGCTGGATGAGAGGCTCGCCTTCAATGATGAGGTCTCGCTGCAAGTATTCCAGATATTGAGATCTCCTACCTCCTCacagaacttgaagaaaaaatcagCTCTTGCATTTTTGACTCTGCTCAAGGTCAACGAAGGTATTTTGACCGATGATCAGCAGCGTATGCAATCATGGATCCAACGAATATTAAGTCTTCTGGACGATACAAATAATTACAGGATGATGCTGGCTGTGCTTCCGCTTGTTGAGTTTATTACGAGAAACATCAATCCCACTTGCTGTATAAGGCTGCTTCCGCAGCTAAGTCAAATTCTTTACAATTGCGTTGTCCTGGGAACAAAGGAGCGAGACAGCGGCTTTCCAGAAGAATTCAAATTTGCGAATGTACCAAACCCTTGGCTAATTATCCGTATCGTTTCATTGCTGAACATACTTTTAGTCTCGCCGACAGAGGCAAGAGACAGCTCGTCGCAGTTTCTTCATACCAGTAACATTGATCATGAAACATTAGGAAGGCTTAGAGTATGTGTTACGAGAGCTATAGAGCTTGGGACCAGACAATGTAACGACTCCATGGAACGATTGGTGCTCAATACAGTCTTATTTTCGCTGATCAACTTTGCTTCAAAGTTAGATCCATCTGATGAGGCTATAAGTAATTCCGTTACGGCTTTGTGCTCTTTATTGTCATCGGCAGACATAAACACTCGCTACTTAACGTTGGACTCGCTTGTGAAACTATGTTCATTAAGCGGTAAGCCAGCAGTCGATACTGTCCGCTACAAAAACCTAGACTTAATATTCCATTTGTTAAATCATGAGGGTGACAGCTCCATTGTGAGAAAAGTTGTGGATCTACTCTATACATTCACGGATGCAGATAATGTTCAAACCATTGTGGATGAGCTCTTTAACTTCATATCTTCCCCCAGGCGCTCGATAGACCCGTTAATAAAGTCTGAAATAGCGGTAAAGATTGCTATTTTGACTGAGAAGTATGCGTCTGACACTAATTGGTTCATCATGGTGTCATTGAAACTCTTGTCGTTGGCATCCACAGCATCGCTTaatgatgacgaaataTGGCAGAGGCTATGTCAAATAGTTGTCAATAATCCCCAGCTCCAGAAATTGACGTGCGAACAATTGATCGATTATCTTTACAAGAACAATGCCAGCGAATCTATTGTGAAAGCTGGGGCGTTCTTGCTAGGTGAATATACTGACTTGATAGCTGTGAATTTTCCGACAGAGGATCTTTTTAATCTCTTCACAGACAAGTATTTTGCAGTCTCCAATGTTACGAAAGCCATGATTCTGACTACCATCGTGAAATTATACCGATTTAATCCAAAAATTGAATCAGTGGTCATAAAGTTCTTCCAGCTGGAGCTAAATTCACTGGATATTGAACTGCAGACGAGGTCATATGAGTACCTGAGTTTGGTCCAGCTTTCAAAGATAAACGGTAACACGAAATTGCTCGACGCTCTGTTTTCTCCGATGCCACCTTTCAACACGAAGACAAATCCTCTATTGAAGAGGCTTGGAAATCTACCTCTGTCTGTCGGTACCGCAACTCTGGTTGATACAATGGACGCATCTGCGTACGAGACGGCTGGTCAAGGCGGATCGGCTGACTCAATGAAACCACCGCCTCCACCCTCAAGACAGACTACCTCAACGGAAATAAGTGGCTATATAAAGAATGAGTCCGATCATTATGCCGCACAAATGTCATCAAACTGGGAGGAAGGTTTTGCGAGAATGCTGTCGCATAAGAGAGGCATTCTGTACTCTTCCTCAATGCTAAAAGTCCTGTTTCTCATAAGTACACCTGATTCAAGACAACCTGCACAAATCAAAATCACTCTTACTTTCATCAACCAAGCAGAGCATGAGATTATGGGCTTTTCGACCGAGATAATACCTGCTAGAGTTGGCGACAACCCTGAATATGTTCTGCAAAACGTTCAAGCCCCGTCTGTTTTACGGATAGAACCACATAAACGTTCAGAACAGAGCTTTGAAGTGCTGATAAGGAAGCCGTTCTCTATTGATAACAGTCCCATCGTAAAATTGTACTTCAGTTGTGGTAGCCTGTCATCCTCGGTCGTTCTAAAGGCAGCGATTGGTCTGACTGCCACTCTGAGCTCCGATCCCAATAATACCACATCATCAGCCATGACGCTCGCGCAGTTTCTTTCAAGATGGCGTACTCTTCGAGAGGCCCTTGGCAGTAACGGTGAGCACACCATCACCAACGTTGAGTTGAAGAGAATGACGGTTTCCAGCGCTAACACTATGAATGCAATAGGATTTGCTACACAGACGTTGAAACGGATGGGCTTCCAATTAATCGATCAACCGAGTTACGGCAATATCCTCTTTGCCGCTGGAATCGTACATACAAAGAGCGACGGTAATTTCGGCTCCTTGTTGAAGCTCAAGGTGGATGAAAATACCAATGGAATTGATATGACTTGTAAGACGACAGTGCCAGGTCCTCTTGCGAAGTACATACTGGAATGCGTGCAGCGTGCCGTAACAATCTGACTAACGAATTCGTACATAGGTAACTACATTAACATTCAAATCAATTTTGCCTCACTCCGAGGTGGCCTACTGCCAAAGATGTCGGTACCGATCCTCACTTCCGATGTTCCTTGTTTGATGgctttctcaaaatcagaGCTCATCCCCATAGAGAGCTTCAAATTAGTACCAAACTTGGCGtcaatcttctccttcCATTCGGCTAATCTTTTGAAATCGGCGTTCTCCTCATTCGGGTCTTCCAAATGCGATGTTTCCCACGAACCGATCGTCATGAGCCCATTCAACGTAATGTTCTTGGTGTTTTCATCCAGGAAATACCTTATAATCTCAaaaatctcttcctcctcctgcAGACCCGACTTCTGGCTTTCATTCGAAGTATTTATCTGCACGTTACAAGCTATAGGGCTCGCGTCAGCATTGAACTTCAGACGAGCCTCgttcagcttctttgctttcttcagcgaaTCAATAGTCTCTACAAAAGCCAAGTTCTTCACTTTAGCCAGGTCCTTGCATTTGTTAGTCTGTAGACCACCGATAAAGTGCCATTGAATATCTGGGGGCAAGATATGCGCCTTTTCCACCAGTTCTTGTACGTAGTTCTCACCAAAATGTCTTACACCATGGTCATACAAAATCCTTATGTCGCTAACCGGCTTCAACTTTGAAACTGCCAAAACTAGTACATCATCACTTCCTTTCGAGTTGCCAACAACACATCTTTCGCAATTCTTCTTAACTCTTTCATACCGACCAATCAATTCCTTCTGCCTCTCGACATCGTACGTTATTGACAAATTTTGCGACattctgctgctcaagCTAACCGGTCTGTTGACGAAAAGCGGCTTCAGTTTACTCGACCCAATCGCTCTTACGGTTCCCTTCAATACCATTAGTTTACGATGCTGCGCTTCTCATTCATTATTTTTCTTATCACTTATTCTTTCAGAGAACGTTCTGTGATGAATATCGATTATTTCGTTGACAAagaaactttgaaattAAATATGGAGACCATTGAAGAGGCTGCTGGATGAGGGCTTCTGGCCGATTTACATTTCGTAATTTTTTTTAGCTGCAGATTTAGCTGAGTCTTGCTGATTCAAGAAGTAGAGCACCCTGTGAGGTTTCTCGTGGCGAGTACAGCGGGGCTACTATAGATACCGGTCTCTGAGATGAATTCAATGCATTCCTGATGCTTTTTGGTGAATTTTCTCGATACTTTCACGTCTGTCTGGCTAAGTGACAGCGTCGCCATTTGTGACGCAGAgacaaaaaaaaaattgcgAAAAAATTCCTGTAAATCAAACAAGCAGAAGGGGGAAATGGTTTGCTTGGCAAGACATGCATGGCCAATTGTAGCTAGTCAAGTGAGTGTTTGAATCGTCTTTTAGCCTTGTGCGAATCCGAATTCACGGCAGCCGTGCGGAAATTTAGCTGGGTTAGTGCCAAGCTCCTCGTCAGTGGCTCACACAGCGTCTCGATCTGCACACATTGATGTCGGATGGGGATGGAAAGCTACGATTCGTGCCACGCCATTACTGGCCTTGAACTTACCGTAGTTACCAGGTATCTTGGGTCGGTTACCCGGCCTCtggtgaaaaattataGCAAAGTATGAAGGGGATTGGGATAGTATGGATTATTTACCAGTTATTACCGGTTAGGCAACTTGCCAAGCCGCTTTTGTAGTCTGATTGGATCGTTGAGTCGATACAGTTTGGCATTGGCAATTTTCCAGGAAATTGTAGCTTCAACGATTAGTTGTCTTGCCGCATCAAGCGTACGGTACTATAATGTCAGAGTCGTTCCAGCAATTGGACCCAAACTACGTTATTGCGTTCCAATTCTCTGCGGACAACTTGACTCAATTATTGACTGAGCTCGGTGCAAAGGGTTTGCATGTTTTGCCCAGGCCGGGACATGATAAGGACACTGTTTATGCGTTTACAAGAGTCGAGGATGGCAATGTTCAAGAGGACGTTAATGAGAACGGAAAGACGCACATTGAGACCAATGAAGAAACGGGAGAGGAAAAATTGTACAAGATTTGTCAGCCTTTGAATTTTGTCAAGTCCATCACAAGGATACACGATTTTGAGACTCGAAAAAAACTGGACAAGAcatcaagttctttgattGGCAAGCCATTTGGTTTGCCCTCGGATCAGGAATTGGTTCAGTTAGAACGCTTGACGAAAAATGCGAGACAGGCTTTGTATTTTGCGTTTGTGAAGAGCTACATTATTTGGCTGATCCCGCTAAGCGTTGTAGGGGTAGTCAGCAAATTGCTGCGCACTTCCACGCCGTGGGAGTTTAACATACCTTATACCGCTTTTTTGGTAATTTGGTCTTTGTTATTCGCTAGTTCGTGGGTTTACAGGTCTGAGCCCTTTtactcttcaaaattt
This genomic interval carries:
- a CDS encoding pyridoxal phosphate homeostasis protein (ancestral locus Anc_3.324), which translates into the protein MVLKGTVRAIGSSKLKPLFVNRPVSLSSRMSQNLSITYDVERQKELIGRYERVKKNCERCVVGNSKGSDDVLVLAVSKLKPVSDIRILYDHGVRHFGENYVQELVEKAHILPPDIQWHFIGGLQTNKCKDLAKVKNLAFVETIDSLKKAKKLNEARLKFNADASPIACNVQINTSNESQKSGLQEEEEIFEIIRYFLDENTKNITLNGLMTIGSWETSHLEDPNEENADFKRLAEWKEKIDAKFGTNLKLSMGMSSDFEKAIKQGTSEVRIGTDIFGSRPPRSEAKLI
- the APL3 gene encoding Apl3p (ancestral locus Anc_3.325); amino-acid sequence: MERRRTVLNSSTASNGNSIKGLQAFIADLRSSQHSQEHEKRIQSEIIKIKQNFESTSRKVGGGHDKVGGYQRKKYVAKLAYIYITSNTKKLNDILFGLDQMVELVQSNVYSEKFMAYMVLELLYEHPVVVSRVREKVTHFVMRDLASNDDNFVALALNFIGIVGKLDERLAFNDEVSLQVFQILRSPTSSQNLKKKSALAFLTLLKVNEGILTDDQQRMQSWIQRILSLLDDTNNYRMMLAVLPLVEFITRNINPTCCIRLLPQLSQILYNCVVLGTKERDSGFPEEFKFANVPNPWLIIRIVSLLNILLVSPTEARDSSSQFLHTSNIDHETLGRLRVCVTRAIELGTRQCNDSMERLVLNTVLFSLINFASKLDPSDEAISNSVTALCSLLSSADINTRYLTLDSLVKLCSLSGKPAVDTVRYKNLDLIFHLLNHEGDSSIVRKVVDLLYTFTDADNVQTIVDELFNFISSPRRSIDPLIKSEIAVKIAILTEKYASDTNWFIMVSLKLLSLASTASLNDDEIWQRLCQIVVNNPQLQKLTCEQLIDYLYKNNASESIVKAGAFLLGEYTDLIAVNFPTEDLFNLFTDKYFAVSNVTKAMILTTIVKLYRFNPKIESVVIKFFQLELNSLDIELQTRSYEYLSLVQLSKINGNTKLLDALFSPMPPFNTKTNPLLKRLGNLPLSVGTATLVDTMDASAYETAGQGGSADSMKPPPPPSRQTTSTEISGYIKNESDHYAAQMSSNWEEGFARMLSHKRGILYSSSMLKVLFLISTPDSRQPAQIKITLTFINQAEHEIMGFSTEIIPARVGDNPEYVLQNVQAPSVLRIEPHKRSEQSFEVLIRKPFSIDNSPIVKLYFSCGSLSSSVVLKAAIGLTATLSSDPNNTTSSAMTLAQFLSRWRTLREALGSNGEHTITNVELKRMTVSSANTMNAIGFATQTLKRMGFQLIDQPSYGNILFAAGIVHTKSDGNFGSLLKLKVDENTNGIDMTCKTTVPGPLAKYILECVQRAVTI